The genome window CTGTTTCTCTAtagattttctttcttacagaatgtggaatttaaaaatgtaactgAAAATGCAGCTACACCTCAAAATTCCAGTATGCAGACCTGATTTGAATGACATTAAAGTGTCCTTCCCCCTCACCCCCCACAACCTAGATTGTAGTTTATATTTCAAGCAGGTCTATTTTGTCTCTGCTGGTTTAGCAAAATGTGGATATGAAATAAACTCTCATCAGGTCTTTATCATATGGGCTTGAGAGTCAGaagttatttcttttctctgctttccctaACTAAGCTGTAGGATACAGTAAGTAGTTTTAAATGTCattccataggaaggaaaatattaaacTCATGGACAAAATTAGAACTTGTATATATAGGTTGATGATTCATGTATTTGTCTCGTTTCACCTGAAGTCTTGTTCTGTTTCTTAGACAAACTTAATATAATAAAACTTCTTAACTCTTagatcttttttttaaatttagttaCTGCTTTGTACTTTTATGGGGGGAAAATAGCAAAGTAGAGgattatttaaatttttgcaATCTAGAATTTCTTTTAAGTGGGGTTAGGACTACTGGCACCCAAAAATTCCACTTGTTTCTAACTTTAAgatatgtgtttattttttcaatgaTTGGCACCTAGTGTGCAAGGAATGGAGATTTGCATTCAGGAAATCTGGAGCCTGTATAATTAAGGACTTTTGCTTGCTTGTGCTCTGTTTCTGAAGTTGTTTAAAACAGACGTGGTGATCCCTGTCCCACTTCATGTGATAGagtattttttgtttatgtAGAGTTTTTATCTAAAGTAAAATGCTGATGAAATTCAGAGTGGGAATAGTGCCGTGGCTTcagaaaaatagattattttgtAAATTTAGACAATAAAACAAGATCTAGCTGTACTTGTAATTAATCATGATGAGTAGTGATCTAGAAGAGCTGTGTTATATTATTTTTAGTCAATTTCATTGCTTTATTTCAGTTAAAACAATTTCACTTGCGTTGTTTTCACCTCCTGCCATACTAAATATGGAAGGTCAGACATCAAGCAAGCAGAATCACTACTATGTTATTTCTCAGTAACCAACTGagttataaaaatgaaatgctttcaAGCTCTGTTGCTCTCTGTTGTTTTAGAGATCTGTAAATTATCTATACAAAACAGGACATTTTTCCCCACAGTGTATAAATAGTTGATACTGTCTTTTCTCACAAGGGCCAGAGGAGTCATTCAGAggattttttgtattttaatgtgAAGAATGGAGCATTGCTGTCTTTTTTTGGCAATTTTATCTTTGTCGTTAAATAAGTAGAGTAACACTTCCATAGACAATGGTCTAGTCTTTGAGATAAAGCTATTAGTTTATCAACTGGGAAACCATCTCTAATTTGTGAAGTGGAATTCCTTGCTAGCCACTcactttctttcatttttgtggCAGGAAAAACGTGGCCTCCGAGAGCTGCGAGTACTTGAAAATCTCAAAAATACGATCTTTGATGCAAATGAACGTGTTCTTCCAAAGTGTGAGCAGGCAATGCAGGACAATTTGAGTGAAACCTTCAAGAGATGTAAGCAGGCTGCTTCTTATTGCTCTTGATGTATCATTTTGAGGAGTAATTTAAGTAGTTTGGATTCAAAATATAATCTGTTAAAAAATTGCCACTCTTGTGTAATTTTCTATTCTTTATGTGCTTTGTTCTCACTTCTGTGCAactttgaaaaggaaacaaCAGGGACGTTTTGTGATACTTGGTAGTCCAGCTAATCAGCTCTTGTTAAGATTACATTAGagttttttgttggtttaaGTAGAAGCTATTTCAGCTCATTCTTTTCCTGTTCGCTTGGAAACAGTGTTCTACATTGACTAATGCCATGGACAAAAGTTTCAGTTTCCTGGTTTGTTGCAACCATGCTGTGATGTGAACTTCAAGTTTCTTAATTTTCCCACAGGAGTGCATAATACTGTCTCCcttaaatcctttaaaataaaactttctgctGTATAGCTatgaaatttattattattattattactattattcaGTCACAAATTGGGGAGTATTAGTAATTGCATGCTAATTTTAGTTCCATCctaattaatatatttctttacTGCTCAGATTTTAGAAGAATGTTTGAAATTTATACTagtttttaaatgtgctttttttccccttactcGTTTAGCAGGATGGCTTTTTCAAAAGAGAGATTCTTCTCTTAGAGATTCTAAGAGAGTGTGGGTACACAGCTTTAGCTGCCGAATTTATGCAGTTGAAACATGCCACTGTGGATTTTGTTACAATTTGTGTGGCATGTTGTATAAGCATTTAATTTCCTATAAGCTTATAATTTCCTGTATAAGCATTTAATTTCCTATTTATATGGCATCTGGCATATGCAGAATAGCAAATGGTAGATGGTACTTTCCACACCAAAAGGATTGCAGGAAAACATTGAAACTTAAAATTTAGTCATGCAGACAAGGCATCCTAATACCATCTAACTGGGGTGAACCTTCAATGCTACTCCCTACATCTTCAGTAATGGAATCTCAGAATGGTTgaagtgggaagggacctctggagcagcagcagcttgagcCAGTTGTCCAGGACTGCATCCAGTTGCTGCTTGGGAAATTAGTGTATTTAATTCTTGTGTTGGGGGGAGGGGAAGTGCATAGGAATGCAGTTCCTATTTCCATTTACAAGTTTTCCCAGGCTTAGTCTCAGGGAGAAAAGAGATGGACTCATAAAGATGTTAAAGAGCATAAAGATGTTGTACCTGTGGAGTCTATACACagctgatggggaaaaaaatttaaaaaaccctcaactAATTCAAGAGTTAGAGTTTGATCAACTGTTTCTACTTGCTGACTTGAGAGTGGTTTTTGATGGCTTCTGAGGTGCTGAGTAGTGCACTCGTGCTCATCAGCAACACTAAGAGTGTGGGCAGAAGAGGACCTCACTGCCTTCCTGCTTTTGGCTTCTAGAACACACAAAGGTTGAACTCTGCAATAAGCCTGCTTACTTTTATAAGTGTTAAAGTTGTAAGTATGAAGCATTTCCTGCAAGTACAGGTGACTCTTGGCAGAGTTAAGTGACACAGTGGAATATAATCTTCACCTTGCAACAGCCTTGCATCTTCTAAATCCCTTTCAGGCAAGTTTCTTTGATTTCCAACAGCAGACTGATCTACtgcattttcttgtttcagtgCAAGCTGCCAATGCTATGATCCATAGACTCCAAGAGAGGGAGTGTGAAGCGAGAAAGGTAAAGGATAGATggatggatttttattttgtgatctAAGAGTTTTGTGCTTCACAGCAAGTTTGTCTGCCTTCAGCATGGCAAaacttaaaaacatttttctgtacCTTATATACTGGCAGTAAACCTTCTCTTTGGGTGATTTCTGCACTTATAAAATGCTTACTGCAAAGTTAATGATCTAGCTAACTCTTTCTACAATCTCCTGATATATggaaactatttttttatttcctttgctttatttttcctcctagCTCAGACTATAACATTTGTCACATACAGGGAAAgcttaaatataaaaaaaaccttattttcTGTGGAACAAAAAACATCTACTAACCTACCAGAATGGAAATGTAAATCTTTCCTAGTTAGCTGAGAACATTGACcatattatatatattgctTGTTGAAAAGGAAgtgttttttttcacttgtggATGGGTTATTTAATGAAGAGGTATATTATAGGAACATGCGAATCATTGGAACCTTTTCAGTTGGCTACACACTTTGCTTATTTGAAATACATGTGCTCTGAATCTAAAACCTGGAAAATTATACATTAAATTAGTTTCATGTATTCCCAGTCCTACTTCTTTATTGTATTCCTGTGTTATCTCTTTACTTGCAAAATGCTGTTGATTATAATTTAGTTCAGGAAAAACCAAAGACATTTCCATGGCTATCAAGCAAAACAGGCTGTGCATTCATGGATGTAAGCTGATagtcatgtttttctttccttttttgcaaCTGATGAAGATGGGCAGTCCAGTTGCAATTGAGCACTGGTACTGGACAAACAGCACATGTCTGAGCACTGACAGAGTTTGCTTGTGTCTGACACTAGAGTAGATACTCATAGAGAGGGAGGAAATTCTTACAGTTCTGCTACTGTTTGTTTGAAGTAAAACTTTAATAAGAAATTTATAACTTAGAAAATGAACAGTCACTTAGTAAGAATGactgttcttttttaaaaatattagctGGATGTTTccactctttttttctcttttaatatgTAGTGGAAGAGTAGTTATAGGTATCCAGGATTCATAGCATTTCTTAAAGTTTGCATAGTACAACTTGCTGGCTTGAAACTTTCCAAATGGGAGTAGTAATGTGTAGgtagcttttttaaaaatgtaggtAAAAATTGTCATTGTAGTGCAGCCACTTGAGGAGAAATACCTTTTCCTTACTTTTCTGAAATTAAgtgttctgaaaaaataatgagattttgGCAGAAAGCATTGCTAGGTTTGGGTAGGTGATGTGTAATTGTGTCAAAAAGTTTCAAATGTTTCAAAAGTTCAATGTTTCAAAACCTGTTGAATACAAAGTAGTGTACCTGTCAAACTGTTAGTGTACGCTTGTGTGTCTTGTCAGGAGATGTTACTGTATAGGGTGCAAACAAAATGGATCTTGACACAATGTTGTTAAAGTGTATCAAAAGCTGCACTGAAAAAAGTCGTGTATTTAGCCCCTGCTGTGTGATCTTGACGAACAGCAgagatataaaaatacataaatggGTTCCTAGTGACTTTAGTTGACAAAAATGCCACACATAAGAAACAGTTATTGCTGATACactgaaaaggagagagaaaaagaaggattaATCCTCTGTCTTGCTGGGACATGGAGCAAATGGAAGAACAACTGCCTTGGTTTATTTTGGCTTCTGCACTTGTAATATAAGGGGGCCAGACTGTCAATACAGCTCCCAAGCAATCCACAGAATTACACTGTGTTTTGTCATGTGCATTGGATGTGTCTGTGATCTCTTTTTCTAGATAtctagacttttttttttcaagataagATACTGAATGGAATTAAATTTAGCAGAAGCCAAGCAGTAGGAAAATATGAGGGGAAAAATAACTTATTTATAAAGGAAGATATTAATCACAGTGAGAGCTAGCTGGCTAAAGCAGGAACACTAGCTGCCAGTTTCAAAACATTTACTATCTCtgttataatattttatataaatagcTCATTGCTAATACAATCACGCTGATAGTATTGCAGACATTTTACCACTTGTTTTGGATTGgctataaaaaaataaatgtttactTTTTAGTTTCTCCTTTCTATACGTCTTCGTGCTAGTTTCCAGGTAGTTTAAATTGTGTAGCTCTCATTAACCTCCCTGTTTTACTATGGAAATGATGGTTAAAAGCTTCCTATTTTCCTCCTGTCAGCTTCAGGCAGACAAGATGATGGCTCGTGAGGAGAAGTGCATTGCTCACTGGGAGGAGTTCatgagagagcagcagaacaaacGTGCAGAGGTGGATGAAGAGCACAGAAAGGCTATGGAGCGCCTCAAAGAGCAGTATTCTGAGATGGAGAAGGAACTGGCCAAATACGCTTCTTTTTAACACCTTTTTCAATAATGCTGGATTTGTGCCATGCTCAGTTGCTTCTGACTTGAATTGAGGTTCTTTTGAAAAGCTGAAGCTGATAGAAAAAAGGAGGATTTCCTCTACAGTCTTGGTACGGGAAGAAAAGTTTTGCATACTTTCAACTTAAGTGCCTATCTATGCTTTTTTGGTTCAGGGCAGGTGGAATGCCagtatttctttgtttgttgGAAGCTGGAGCTGAAAATTGTGTGACTGCATCAAGCTCAGGGAGTTGCCAACTGGAGTTCTCTCCCATCGGCAGAGTATCGTATCATTTGGGAAAACAGAGACTAATGTAATATCAGCTATCCTGgtgtgcagccacagcccttTCCCAAAAAGTAGGTTAATAGATTCCAGCCATAGTTAGCTGAGAATTCACTGGGAAAACTCTATATTCTGCTTGTagatttcaagaaaataaacttgTCTTATGGAATATTTTACTTTGAAGATTAACCAGTGAAAGATCTCAACAGAGTTTTAAATCCAATTGTAATTTAAACTTTTGGGTTGAATGTTCAGTATTATGAAGGAGAGTTGCAATTTGAATGGTTTTTGTTAACAAAAAAATTGTAAGGTAAGCTTGGTCAACGATTCCTTTTTTATCCCTGTAAATGTCTCAGGCATCTCTTTTACTGGTCTGAGGAAAGCCAAAACAAGCTAAAAAAGTGATCATGAGAAGCATATCAGTCTTTGTATTAGCTTTGTAGCTAGTACAGTTTTACCTTAAATACTTGGCATGCTGTTGGTTTACTTAGGATAAGCTTGTCAGAACTTTATGAAGCAATTGAGggaagatttttgtttctttatcaCCATAACAAATGAGCAGATTAGTGGTTAAATACCTGTAGTACTGATCTTCTTTCTTACCAACTTTTACAGCATATGTGAAATACTCTCCTGCACTGCTTTCCTTTATTCCAAACTTGCAGTTACCATCAGTGTAACTGAAGAAGTTAACTCAATCAGTTCATTAACCAAGGAAAATGAGACGTAGTACCTTAATGAAATTTGCTGCAAGCTAACTGTTAGTGCAGGAAATATCTTTCCATAATTTAGCTGGTGTCCAATGTAGAATGGAAACaggtaaaaataaacagaatttacaCTTTACCTGTATTGCAGCAGTAATACACCAACAAGGGTTGCTTGTGTAGGCTTATGGCTTGGTTTCAAGGCTCCATTCCTGGCAGCATGTTGATAGTGTGATTAAAGTTGGTAGAGGAGTATTTGAGATTTCTTTCAATAACACTGAATTCCTGCCAAGCTGTTCTGCCTGCTACCGTGGGCCCAACAGCTTCATCAATCATCATTGTGTATCTGGACTGAAAAGAGGATTTGCCAACACTGGGGCACACTGGAATGTTGTTAATTCTCTGTTCTGAATGGAAAAAACATAGATGTCTCAAAAGGATCCCACACATAAAATATAGGAAAGCCTCTTTTTTGAACAACTCCTATCTGAATAGAGAGTGACTTCTGTAATATTTCTCAGCTTGTGTACCCGTGATGAATGTTGTAACTAAGCTCAgacttttcatttaaaaagaaaaaattagttCTTGCCTGTCTTTAGAACTGGGTGTGGAATAGTTTTGTTTGGAGCACAGACTGGAATTGGCTTCTCTTACCAGATTATTTGATGTATACGTGCTCAAAGCCGAAATATCTTTCTAACAAAATGCATTTAACTGcatactgaattaatttttatttttgcactgATAATTTTTATTAAGATTTAGATATCTAATTAACTGTGCACTGGAGCAGTAGGTTTTAGTATTTCATCAATTTGATGGTTGATAAACAATGATGCAAGTGTTACATTTGAATAttcactggaaaataaaatggtaTTTCCAAAACCTGGGATGTGTGctcctcattttttttaaagcttaataAGTACTAGCACTGAAAATGTCTTGCTCTTTCAGGATGTTTTATGCTGAAGAATCTTTTATACTGGAGATCATTTGAAAACACACTTCTTGAAAATCTGTCTACCTCTTGGCCAATGTTATTCATTGTGGGGacttaatgaaaaatatctgttcctgaaataatttcatttagtaactttcaccttttttttgCATGATACGCTGTAGGTGCGTGGAAAAGCTTAATCATCTTTGAAGCAGCTTGTCAACATTTAtaggaaaacctttttttctgtccaaatgcttaaaaaaatctcaaccaaTACCTGATGTGTCCAATACTATCACAGTATGTCTGACTGATAAAGATTTCTgtcttcagaattttttaatcaaagtgGGACTGTGGTCTGTCTGAACACAATAGTTCTCCACAGTGCAACTTTCTTTGCAAAATTCCAGACTTTGTTATTCACAGTCTCAGCTATTTGGGAGATAGAAAAATCCATGCTTTAATAGTTGGTTTTATGCCATTGGTGCATGAAGGAAGTGTTTCACCATATACTTGCAATTTTACATCACTAAATTCCATAGCTTTAAAAATCTTGAGGATTTATTTAGTCCCTCTTAAGCCTGGTAGAGTTTGCATTGGATTCCAATGAAGGAGTTGAAAAAGGTCCTCAATATAAAGTTAACTTCCAGTATGAAAGGTGAGTTTTGCAATCCTTTTCATACCAGACTATGTGTATAACTTTTTGTTTAACTATTAGTGCTGCTTATTTTGTTGAAAAGTTCTTTGGAACTGAAAGTGGGGTTGGGTGTCATGTAACCACTGGAATATTTTCTTAGTCTTTCTGTTCTAACAAACACATAGCAAGAAGCTGGTGTCTTCTTTGGAACTGCTGCATGAAATCTACCCCTGCTTAGGAGCAATAACAAATTGAGGAAATGAAGAGGTATTtaagggtttggggttttttttaactgcctTATGTTAAACGAACCTAAGTACTGCTCTTGGAGTGTTTTATGTCTAAGGCCTACCGCATTGTTTTATTCCTAGGATGAGGGAGGGTGCTGATTTGTatgttcttcctctgcttctttccGTGGTGACACTAggtaatgcattttaaaaaaaaggtagatCGTTACAACTGGAACATCACATCTTTTCTGATAATTTATGGCTCGTTAGATCTTAACTCAAAaattgtgggtttttgtttttttttcagaagccaAACTATACAGCAGATACATGGCATAATCAGGCAGTAAATTGAATCAGTTCACTGCCGAGTTGAAAAATGCTGATTATAGTCTCAAGGGTGTGGATTCTGAGGTTGACAGAAGTTCCCCAGCAGGTGTCAGTGTAGTCTGGAGAGGAGCACGAGGAAGCCTGGTTTATACGAGGTatgaaacagaaatgctttACAATGTTCGGTTGTAGCACAGTAACTTACACAGTGTTCTGTGCAAGTTAAAGACATTTGATGGATGAAGCCGCATACTTTATAATATAGAGTGACACTACTTACCAGCGGCATTTGCCCCATTAGAACAGGACACTCTTAAAGTTATTTATGTAACATGTGCTGCTGATGTGAACAATGGTGTCTGCAGCTCTTTTGCATtctaattaaaatgtattataaTCTCAGACTCAAATGTTGGAAATTAAAACTTTGAAGACCTGCATTCCAACACTACTGTTGGTTTTAGTGGATCAGGTTTTCTGAAGATTTGATGCCAAAAATTAAGCTTACTGAAGGAGATTATGCCATAAAAAGGAAATGGGATcttctgcaaataaaattttttaacCAAATGACTGttccacacatttttaaaacagaccAGTTATTTTAATTGCTTATAATGAAATGGACTTCTCAAAGTATTAAAGATGCAGTATGCCCAGTGCTCTCGGCCAAGCTTCTGATCTGTGTGTCAAGGTGCAGCAGAATTTGCAGGAAGATGGAATTGCAGCAGCTGTAGTAGGATATTACTGATTACCGCAACTTTCATAAATAGTTTAATAGTCAAAGAttgctcaaaaaaaaatccagataatGTAGACACTTaaaagagaaggcagaagtCAAAAGCATCAGAGTCTATTTTGGAGCAATTAACAAAGGGAGTTTTCTAGGGGTCAAAAGAAATCCTGTAAAAATACATTACTCCATATCCATGTTCCTTCCAGTTCTGCAGAGTGTACAGTTTTGCATGCAGTATCTTGGTGCTTTCATATATAAGCAATGAGCAAAGTAGGAATAAATTTACTCAAGATAATTGTGAGcattagaaagaagaaaagcttgcAGAAGTCCTGCTAAGGTGTAAAGCTGTAGCTTTGAAAATCTGGGCTCAAGCTTGTACTTCCTAACTAGAAATCATGTCGAGCTATCCAGCTAAGTTTCAGTCTGCCACCTTCTATGCTTAGTCTGGGCCAAATCAGAACATAGAGGttcagatttttatttactaTCATTTCTTAGATGGTGAAGAAAAAGACAACCCTTTCAAGATGAGCTTTTGAGACAACTGTACTGAAGGGTGGA of Molothrus ater isolate BHLD 08-10-18 breed brown headed cowbird chromosome 1, BPBGC_Mater_1.1, whole genome shotgun sequence contains these proteins:
- the BLOC1S5 gene encoding biogenesis of lysosome-related organelles complex 1 subunit 5, whose translation is MSGAGPASPGRGSAAAPPPADRRRDSPAAGSPIQPIIKDVGEVYSRLLDHRPVIQGEIRYFVKEFEEKRGLRELRVLENLKNTIFDANERVLPKCEQAMQDNLSETFKRLQAANAMIHRLQERECEARKLQADKMMAREEKCIAHWEEFMREQQNKRAEVDEEHRKAMERLKEQYSEMEKELAKYASF